Part of the Neochlamydia sp. AcF84 genome, AGGTTACTCTCTGCCAAAGAATTATATGTGAGTCAATCAGCTCTATCAGGAGAATCTTTACCCGCCGAAAAAGAAGCTATTTCTCATCCTGCTAGGAATCCAGTAAATTTATGGGAAATGCCCCATGTTTGCTTCATGGGCACTCATGTTTTCAATGGAACTGCCCTAGCAGTTGTCCTAACAACGGGAGATCATACCTATCTTGGTGGAATGGCAAAAAGCATCACCCACTATCGTCCCCTAACCGCTTTTGATAGAGAAATTAGTAAGGTCAGTTGGCTGCTCATCCAGCTAATGTGCATAGCAGTCCCCATAGTTTTTTTGTTGAATGGATTTATTAAAGGAGATTGGCTGGAGTCCTTACTTTTTGCGTTATCAGTAGCCGTAGGTCTAACACCTGAAATGCTTCCTATGATTGTCACTGTTAATCTTGCTAAAGGCGCTGTAAGCATGTCTCATCAGCAGGTAATCGTCAAGCAGTTAAATGCCATCCAAAATTTTGGAGCTATGAATATCCTTTGTACAGATAAAACTGGCACACTTACTCAAGATAAAGTCATTCTAGAAAGGCATTTAGATATCGAGGGAAATGATAATCAAGAAGTGTTGCTCTTTGGTTATTTAAACAGTTTTTATCAAACCGGTCTAAGGAATCTTCTAGACAAAGCTATTTTAGAACATAGCGAAATAGAAAGAACATTAGATTTACAAAACAATTATAGGAAAATAGATGAAATTCCTTTTGATTTTGTGCGTAAAAGAATGTCTGTTATTCTAGAGAATAATGCACAAAAACATCTTTTAATCTGCAAAGGTGCCTTTGAAGAAATTTTAAGCCTATGTAGTGGGGTCAAAATAAAAGGTTCTACTCTTTCTTTGTCCCTCTCTCTCAAAAATGAAATAAATAGCTTAGCAAAGGAACTTTATCAAGAGGGCATGCTTATTTTAGCTGTAGCTTACAAATGTGTAGAGCCTACTGAAAGCAAGGAATATAAGGAAAGTGATGAAAAAGAGATGGTGCTCCTCGGTTTATTAACTTTTCTTGATCCTCCTAAATCAACAGCGGCAGAAGCCATCACTCAATTACGCCGCCAAAATGTTCAGGTTAAAATTTTAACTGGAGATAATGAGTGGGTAACCCATCGAATTTGCCAATGGGTTAATCTTAAAGTTGAAAATTCTCTTACCGGTCATGAACTTGAAAAAATGAACGATAAAGAGCTTTCAAATGCAGTGGATCACACCACTCTCTTTACTAAATTAACGCCTCTTCAAAAATCTAGAGTAATTGCTTCTTTGAAATCTAATGGCCATACTGTAGGATATTTAGGAGATGGAATTAATGATGCTCCTGCCCTTTGCGAAGCAGATGTAGGGATTTCTGTTGATACAGCTGTCGATATCGCTAAAGAATCAGCTGATATCATCATGCTAGAAAAAAGTTTGCTTTTTTTAAACGCTGGGGTGGTTGAAGGACGTAAAACCTTTGGTAACATTCTCAAATACCTAAAGATGGCCCTAAGCGCAAATTTTGGAAATGTGTTTAGCATTCTAGGAGCTAGTGCTTTGTTTCCTTTTCTACCCATGTTACCTATTCAATTATTAATTCAAAATCTTTTGTATGAGATTTCACAAGCTACCATACCGTGGGACCATGTGGATCAAGAGTTTTTAGCCTATCCTCATCGGTGGGAACCTAGAGGTATAGCTAAATTCATGATGGTGGTAGGGCCTATAAGTTCAATTTTTGACTATATAACTTTTGCCGTTATGTGGTTCATTTTTGCTGCCAATACGCCTGAGAAACAATCTATATTCCAAACGGGCTGGTTTATAGAAGGATTACTTTCCCAGACATTAATCGTGCACATGATTCGAACTCCCAAGATTCCTTTTATTCAAAGCATGGCCTCATGGCCGCTTACATTAACAACATGGGTAACTATAGCTATAGGAATTTACCTTCCTTATTCATTTATAGGAGCAAGTATTGGATTGGCACCTTTGCCCTGGAGCTATTTTCCTTGGCTATTAATCATTTTATTAGGATATTGCCTTTTAACCCAGCTAGTAAAAGTTTGGTTTATAAAAAAGTTTGGACGTTGGCTATAAAAGCTTTCCAGTGTGCTATGGGAAAACTATTAGCTTAATAGTTTGCTAATCACGCTTTAAGACAATAGCGTTTATTTATTGATGAGATTTGAAAAATTTAAGTCTCTGAAACTATCCCGATAATATTGAAAAATATAAATTTATGATGCAAGCTTTTCTTTTTTAGAAAGGAGAAGACGTATGCCAGGAAGATTTGAAGGACTTACAGATACTCAATAGAAAATCTTACAATCGCTTTTGCCGCCGAATCCTCCAAAAAATTTAAGGGGAAAGCCGCATACTCCCTGGAGAAAGATTTGTAATAGTTTATTTTGAATTTTGATTACCGGTTCGCGTTGGTGTGATCTTCCTAAAAGACCGAATTGGGGATCAAGATCTGCTACTCATCGGTGACTAGGTAAATGGCAAGAAGATGGAACTTTAGATAGCTTGCTATCGGCCTTAAAGGAATGCGCAGATGTGACGGGAATGATTAATTGGGAAAAACTAGCCATTGATGGTTTTTTTTAGGGAGAAAGGGAGGCGATGAGCTAATAGGCTATGGTTACAAGGGTAAAGGCATGACTACCCATCTTCTGGTAGACGGCAATGGCAGTCCATTAAGCTTTGAAGTAACCAGTGCTAAAGGAGATGAAAGGAAACAGGTGGAAAAGCTGATTGATCCGCATCAAGGTAAGCTGCAAAGACTCTATGAATTCCATCCAATCATACCTATTTTAAGAGCTGATAAAGGCTACGACTCTGAGGAACTTAGAGATAATACCTTTTAAAGAAACTACGTCTGCATAGCCAAAAAAAACTAACCTTTTTCCAAGCTGCTTCTCTCCGTAAAGATAAGCTTTTTATTAAGTGTATGACTACATAAAGAGTTGCTCAAAAGCGTATAAGTTGCTAATAAGAAAGATATACCCATTTATACCTAGGCGCAGAATGGGGGCTATCAAGAAAGCTGAGGTAGTTGTCTGCCAGCTTAAGAAATGGAGATGGCAAGTTGAAAGAGCAATATCTTGGCAACAACGGAAGTTTAGAAAAATCTTGGAAAGGATTGTTAAATTTTAGTCCTATAATGTTCTGGATAGGTCGATTATCGGGATAGGCTCAGAAAAACAATTTTATATAATTTTCATGTAAGTTAAACTGCTTATATCTTAAACTACTTTATTGATTTTAAATAGGATTATTTTTAAATTGTAATTTATAAGATTTGATAAATAAAGGATTACCATGCGAACAAATTTTTTATCTAATACCTGCCGATTCATCGTTAATAAGAGCGACTACTTGCCTTTTGTTAGCACTGTAACTAATTTAGTCTATATCTTTCAAAAAGCTGTTATTTTACCTATCAAGCAAAAAGAGAGTATGCCTAAAAGCTCTTACTATAGCCATCTTAGCCTAAAAAGCTTTAGTCGCTGTATAATCTTGTTGCTCCCTGTATTAGGAAATATAATAGTTGGGATTTATGATTTTGCTCATAGAAAAAATTACAATAAAAACGCTGGGATAGAACCAATCAAGCATGATGATGGCACATCTGCCCCTGCCAATCTACCGCTTGATAACGATATAAAAATAGATCCTACCACTGAGGAGCAAAACGGTTCGGATCTTGAGTATACTAACGAGGCACCGATGAACTCTAACAACATGTTTGAGGAAGTATATTATCGAGTGTTTTATGCAAAGGTTCGGAAAGATGGTTTGATCCTTAAGTATGCTGCCCCCAAGCTTTGCAATAATAAAGAACTTGTTCTTGCCGCTGTACAACAAAATGGGCTGGCATTTAAGTATGCTAGCCAAGAACTTCAAAACGATAGAGAGGTTGTGCTTACCGCTGTACAGCAAAATGGTCTGGCGCTTAAGTATGCTAGCCAAGAACTTCAAAACGATAGAGAGGTGGTACTTACCGCTGTTCAACAAGATGCTTCAGCCGTTCAGTATGCTAGCCAAGAGCTTCAAAATGATCCAATAATTATTGCTCTAGCTACAAGCGAATAAACTTACAAAAAGCTAAAGTCATCGCTTAAGTGCGAAATCTCTTCCTAAAAAATCCTCTTTAATAACCAGGAGAGGAAAAAATTTATTGTAAACAATGCCGGGAGTTTAGCCATTTGAACCAGATCGAAAGCAAAGACATCCCTAAGCTAAAAGTTTATTGGCTATTAGCATACAAAGCCTTTATAAAATAAAAAGATTTTGCCTCTCCCTTTTATATCCCGTGACCGCTTACTATTTATAGATATCTACTTAAGAGCAACTAGAGGGGAATTTTTTCTTTCTTACTAAGAGATAGCTTCGTGTAAGCTTTTTGTTCGCTTGAGACAAGCCAAGGGAATTACTAAAGGGATAAATACTTATACGCTTTAAAAAACTTAATCTACATATTCAACCATCCGCGAGATGTCTTTCTGCTTAGCGAAAGGGATTTTATATAGTAGGGGGATAGATAAGGAGTAGTTCAAAAGCGTATTATTATAAAAAGAGAAAAACAAATTTTCTTTTATTAAATTTTTTAATAAAATTAACATTTTTATTTAAAAAACCTCTCTCTTTTAAGAAATTTGAATTATTATTCTTTTTCTTACCATCTTTTCTATAAAGTTGAGGCAGAGACAGAGTGGTTGGAAAATTCGAGGGAGAGAAGTTTAGATATTCCGCGTTCTTGCATCGAGACACCAAAGAGCACATCGGCAATCGACATTGTAATTTTATTATGGGTAATGATGATAAATTGGCATTTTTCTAAGAAGTGTTTTACGACATTGACGAATCTTTCCACATTTGTATCATCTAAGGGAGCATCAATTTCATCTAAAATGCAAAAAGGCGCAGGCTTAACTTCAAAGATAGCAAATAATAAAGCTAGGGCTGTGAGGCATTTCTCACCTCCAGACAACAAGTTAATCGAACGCATCTGCTTGCCGGGGGGCTGCGCAATAATTTCTATACCCGCTTCGAGAATATCGTCTGTTTCTGTAAATTGAAGATCAGCTTCTCCTCCATTAAATAAAATTTTAAAGTTTTTCTTAAAGTTATGGCAAATCAACTCAAAAGTTTCCTTAAAAATCTTTCTACTTTCTCCTTCCAAGTGAGCAATGATTTGTATAAGCTCTTGTTTAGATCCGTTCAAATCATCAATCTGTTGATTCAAAAATTCATAACGAGCTTTATGTTGATCAAATTCATGAATAGATGTCATATTGATATCACCTGCAGACTCAATCGTTTGGCGTAAAGCACGAATTTTCTTCTCTCCTTGCTCCATACTTTTTTCTAAAGGAAGATTTAAAGCTTTAACTTCATGAATGGTTATTTGATAACGCTGCTGCAGCTCATTCTCTAGTGATTGGCGGGAAGATTCTATATGAGCTAACTGGATGGCCGTTTGATGGAGCTCATTTTCTAGCTGTTTTAGCTCATGGTAATGCCGAGATAATTGCTCATCCATTCCAGCAAGAGTTAATTTTTTTTCTGCAGCTATTTGCTCTTTTTCTGCAAGCAAGTTTACTAATTCTTTCAAATTTCCTTCCGTTTTCTCTAACATGGAATCAAATTCTTGTACACTTTGCTTGAGCTGAATTTTTACTTGCTGTCCATTTTCAATCTCTTCTAACAAATGCTCTTCATGTTGCTGGCTCTCCACATCCTTGACCTCTAATACATTTAAGGCATGTACAAGCTTGCGATTTTCTTCGGCTATCTCCTGGAGAATAGCTTCTTTTTCTTGCATCTCATGACGGGCGCTTTTTAGAAGATGTAATCTTTTCTCCACTTCATCCTGAAGGGAGGTCGCTAATTTTTGCTCAATTTCTAAGGTTGCTTTGGCATCATGATATTTTAACTGAAGTTCGCTAAGAAGGCTTAAGATTTGCTCGCTAACTAGCTCAAGAGCTTTATTTTCAGCCTCAAGCTGCTTAACTTCATTTAACGCTTTTTCTAGATCTGCTTGCGTTCGTTGTAAAGCAAAGTTTACTTCTACCAGCTTCATTTCCTCTCGGCGAATACCTTTATCCAGCTCATTTCTTTCTAATTGAAGTTGGGTTTGCCTTTCTTTTAATTTTTTCAATCTCGCCTGAAGATTATCTATTTGCAGCTCTTTTTCCTCTACGCTTTTATGTAAAACTTTAAGTTCAGCTTCACGTAGAAAAACATTATTTTCCCCTTGAGAAAGCGAGAAAAAGACACGATGCCTATCGATATAAGAACCGTCTATTATCCAAATGCTAGCTCCAGGGAAATTTTCAGAAAGCTCTTCAGCCTGCTCGAATGTTTCAACTATAAAACAGTCCTTCAAAAGTTGCTTTAAGCCTACCGGAGACGCAACAAGATGGGCTAACTCTTTAGCTTTAGAAGAGGGAGGGGATAGCTCGAGGGGCGATGCGGTCAGGCGATCAAGGCAGATTAAAGAAAAGTCTTTTAGCTTATTTGCGGCTGCATATTCCATTACCTCTTTAAGATGCTGAGGTGTATGGACCACTAAAGTCTGCGCATAAGGCTTCATGATCTGGGCTAAAGCCTTTTCAGCTCCCTCTTGGGGAGTTAGATATTCATATAAGCCATAAATCTTATTGTATAAAGGGCTTTTAACATTGGATGATTCTTGCAAAAGGCGTTTACTGCTAGCCGTAAAGCCTTCTTTATCCTCGCGCAATCTTAAAAGAACATTCTGGCGTGCTTTATCTTCAGCTAGCTCACTTTGAAAGTTTATATAATTAGATTGGAGGCCATTGATTTCAGCACTCAATAACTGGATCTGCTGCTCTTGCTCATTCAAAATTTCTCTTTGGCTATCTACAATTTCAACCACTTCTTCCACAATTTTCTTCTTCTCGATAACTTGAAATTGCAACTCTTTAATTAGCTCGTTTAAGCGTTCTTGACGGTTTAGTAAATATTCTCGGCGTTCTTGATGATTCTCTAATCGTACATTGTTTTGCTTAAGATTACTTTCTATCTCACTTTCGGCTTGTACAAATTTTATCAGCTTATGCTGAGCCTGCTGATATTGCTCGCGCACGGCAGATAACTCATTTTCCATACTTTTAACTTTATCGCGTTGCTCTTGCGAAGCTGTTAACATCTGTTGCAAGCACTCTTCCCTCTCTTGCTGCTGCTTCTGTATGTTAACTTTTTCAGCTAGCCGCATCTGCCGTTTTTCTAACATATTTTCCAGTTCGTGCTGCCAGCGCTTCTCTTTTGCAACCGTTTCTTTTAAACGCTCTTGATAGGAAAGCTTTTCACGTCTCTTGATCTCTTTTTCACTCTGAGTTTGATAAAGCTTTTCTTGCTGCTTACGTAGATCCAATTCGCTCTCTTCTTGAATAGCTTTGGCTGCTTGTAATTCTTTTTTCATCTCTTCTATCGTCATTAGCATTTCTGCATGCAATAACCTCTGCTTTTCTTCTTTTTTAAATATCTCTTGGCATCTATGTTGTAAGTTTTCATATTTAATAACAAAAATGCCTTTTTCCAAGATTTCTAATTGTTGCTTATGCTCTTTAAAAAGGCGCGCTTTTTCAGCTTGCTGCTCTAAAACAATGATTTGCTTTTCAACTTCTAAATGAATATCCTTAACTCGCATCAGGTTCTGATCCGATTGCTCCAACTTGCGCAAAGCTTCGCGTTTACGTTGCAAAAAACGAAGAATTCCTGAAGCTTCTTCAAAAATGTAGCGCCTTTCTAAAGGAGTATAGTTAATAACCTGATCAATTTTCCCTTGCTCAAAGATAGAATAAGCATCTTTACCCATACCTGAATCAAGCAAAAGGCTATGTATGTCTTTAAGGCGTACTTGATGGCCATTGATAAAGTACTCAGATTCCCCGCTGCGATGAAGGCGTCGCATAACAGCTACTTCGGTATATTCAATGGGTAAAGTTTTATCAGTGTTATCCAATACTATAGCCACTTCGGCAAAATTAAGAGCTTTACGTGTAGAGGTACCAGCAAAAATAACATCATTCATCTTATGGCCACGCATAGACTTAGCAGATTGCTCACCCAATACCCATCGAAAAGCGTCGGCAATGTTAGATTTTCCACAACCATTGGGGCCTACAATAGCTGTAATCCCTTCGTTAAATTCAAGAGTAGTGCTTTCTGCAAATGACTTAAATCCGAAAAGTTTTATCTTTTTTAATTGCATACTCCAACCTTTACTTTAACTAATAATTGCCTTCTAGGATATAGAATGAGAGATTCTGTTTCAATATAGAATAGGCCTAGCAGCAAGCTATCTTAGAAAGCGGTTTGTTCTTTTAAATAGAACAAAGGAAAGCTTTCTCCTAGAGAAAATGGGTTAAGCTCTATCGAACAGAAGAGGGTCTCTATAAAAAAACAAGCAAAGAGCATAAAAAACTTTATTTCTTCTTTAAAAGAGTTTAAAAAGAAAATTCTTGGGATAGCTTGAAAAAAGATGGGGTTTTCTGCTAAAGCTAAATTTTCTTAAAAAATCAAAAGATAAAGCAAATTTCCGCTGTTTTTATTCTTAAAGCTAAAAATCAAATAACTGGGAAAAAATAACAGCGCAGGAAAATGAGAGTCGGTTGAGTAAAAGTTCCGCTCATTCGAGAATATAGATGATTATGAAAGCTCAGAGTATAAACGCTATGTTTGAAAACACGATCAGTTTTTGGCTTCTTTTCAATCTTGCCATTATAATATTTATTTGGCTGGATTTTAAATTCTTTCACGCTAAAGAAAAAAACCCCTCCATAAAGACAGCCCTCGTCGCTACAAGTTTTTGGATTGGCCTTGCCTTAGCATTCAATTTAGGGATCTACTGGACAAGAGGGCTTGAAGATGCCTTAAGCTTTTTAACAGGCTATCTTATTGAATATTCTTTGAGTATAGACAATCTATTTGTTTTTCTTATCATCTTTTCTTACTTTAAAGTTCCCGAGCGCTACACTCATAAAGCTCTTTTATGGGGCATTTGGGGAGCTATCGTTATGAGGGCCTTCTTTATCCTTTGCGGGATAGCTCTAATCCAGACTTTTTCATGGGTAATCTATTTATTTGGCGCATTCCTTATTTTTACAGGTGTTAAGCTAGGGAAAACTTCAACTGCTGGCAACTCCCCTGAAAACAATCTAATTATTAAAATTTTTAAGCGCTATTTTCCTTTGACAGAAGGCTATGAAGGCGATAATTTCTTTGTAAGAAAAGAAAAAAAACTTTTCGCTACCCCTCTTTTTCTTGTACTTTTAGCTATCGAGACAACGGATGTTGTCTTCGCTATAGATTCCATCCCGGCCATTATGGGTATTACTCAGGATGCAATGATTATTTACTCTTCTAACATTTTTGCTGTTTTAGGACTGCGCTCCCTTTATTTTGCGCTAGCTAACATGCTACGCCTTTTTCATTATCTTCATTATGGCTTAGCTATTATTTTGATATTTATTGGATTAAAAATGCTGCTTTCAGGTTTTTTACATTTTCCTATTGGGGTGACCTTAAGTGTAATTTTCATTATTCTTAGTGCTTCTATTGGATTGTCTTTTTTAAAAAATCAACATAAGGGTGAGTAGCCCTACTAAAAATCCCATTAGCGCTCCATAAAATAATAGAGTATAGAGCTCTGAGCGGATTAAAGGTAAAAGCAATTTTTCCATTTTTATTTTAGAAGACAGACATACTAAGGCTTTTTCTTTTAAAGCAGGCATTCTTTTTAAAATATTCTCTTTGACTAAAGCTTGAATTTTTCCTGATACTGCCTTAGTAAAAAGCATAGCACCCATAGGAATCTGATTTTTTAAATCTTCTATAATCTCCTGTAAATTGTCTTCCAAAAGCTCCTGCGCATTAGGCAATAAATCCATTTGATTGAAAGTTTTATCTAATTGAGTAACCCAGTCATGCTGGCTCCTCTTTAGCCTTCTTCTTAGCAAAAAGCAAGTCATAAGCACGCTCACTATCCCTATTACAGCTCCACAAACAGGAAAAAAGTAAATTAGATTTAGCACGGTCCATCCTTAAAAAAGCAGTAAATACTAATTAATAATTGAATTTTATTTAATTTGATGATAGGCTGTTAGTTATCGCTCATTTAAAGAGGTTATTTATGTTTTCTCCCGACATTTTAGAAGAAAAACTAAATATAAATGAAAGGAAAATGCGAGAGCTGGCTATTCGTTTAGAAAAGCTAGATGAAGATACGCATGCCTTTTTAGAAGAACTAGAAATTTCTCCAGAGCAATTGACCACCTTTATTTCTCAAAAAGAAAATTTCACGGATAGCAATTGGCAGGAGCTTCAACAACAAAAAAAACAGATGGACGACAAATTAGAAACAGAGCTTAACAATATCCGCAATCCGCTACAATCTAAGCAAATCTTTTCCTCTTTAAATGTAGCTCGCCATTGGCTATATGTCCGATAGCAAGCTCTCATTTTCTATTGCTGTAAGTTAAAAGCTTTAGGACTCCTTCTATTCCCCCCATCTCCCCATTTTTCAGCCTACTCAAAGGGCTATAGAAGCTTTTATTACATTCGGTAAATTTCTTTTTATAAAAAATTTAATAGCTTAAAGCCCTTTAAGAAAAACTTTAAAAGTAAGAAATTAAACCTTAGAATCCTAGGTAATAAAGCTAGGATTAATAAGATTTGGCAAATATAGCATCTAAGGTAGCAGGTTTACCCGTCAAAATGCATTTACCTTGCGTCCCGCTTTGATGCATGGGCAGGCAGCGGATAGAAACTTTCAATTCATCAAGCATTTTTTCTGTTCCCTCTTCTCCACACCATTTAGCAAGAACAAATCCACCATGAATTTCGGGTTTATCCATGTTGGAGGGAGTAAAAAAGCTTTTCATCTCCTGAAAAGTATGGAGATCGCGGCGAATATTTCCATCGCGGAATTCTTTAGCTTGCTGATAAAGGGTCGATTGAATCTCGTCTAATAACCTTAAACTTTCAGTAGGAATCTGATCTATTTGCATGGAAAGTTTTTCTTTATGAGGTTTATCTCTTCTATAAACAATTGCCGATTGTTTTTCTATATCGCGTGGTCCTACCTCAATGCGCAAAGGCACTCCTTTTTTAATCCACTCCCAACTTTTTTCTCCGCCCCGTTTGTCGCGTTTATCAATCCACACGCTGAGAGGTCTGCCCGCATATTGAACTTCTTGCAAGCTGTGCGCGATCTTTTCCGCATAGGCCCAAACTTCATCTTCCATCTCGGGCTTCGGGACGACAGGAATGATTACAATTTGCTTTGCTGCTACCCGCGGAGGCATTCTTAAGCCATCATCATCGCCATGGCACATAATCATACCACCAATCAGACGAGTAGTAATTCCCCATGAAGTTGTAAACCCATACTCTACCTGCCCTGCTTTGTTGCTAAAGCGTATATTAGAAGCTTTAGCAAAATTTTGTCCTAAATAATGCGAAGTTCCCCCTTGTAATGCTTTACGATCCTGCATCATCATTTCAAGCGTGTAGGTGCTTACCGCTCCAGGAAACCGCTCACCGGGAGATTTTTCCCCTATGATAACCGGAAGAGCTAGAACATCTTCTACAAATTCTCTATACATTTCTAGCATTCGCAGGGTTTCATCTAAGGCCTCTTGGGCAGTAGAATGTACAGTATGTCCTTCTTGCCATAAAAATTCGGTAGTGCGCAAAAATATGCGAGGGCGCATTTCCCAACGTACCACGTTCGCCCATTGGTTAATTAGCAAAGGTAGATCCCTATAAGATTCTACCCAACGTGAAAAAGACTCTCCGATAATTGTCTCGGAAGTAGGACGAACAATAAGCGGTTCTTCTAATTCTCCCGTAGGAACTAAACGGCCATTTTTTTCTTCTAAACGATGATGGGTAATAACGGCACATTCTTTAGCAAATCCTTCTACATGCTCAGCTTCTTTTTCCAAATAGCTTAAGGGGATAAAGAGAGGAAAATAAGCATTTTCATGCCCGCTTTTTTTAATGCGTTCGTCAAGTTGGCGTTGGATATTCTCCCAAATTGCATAGCCCCAAGGCTTGATCACCATGCACCCCCTGACAGGAGAGTTCTCAGCCATATCAGCTGCTTTAACTACCTGCTGAAACCATTCGGCATAATCTTGTTCGCGCGTAGGAGTAATAGCGCTTTGGACTTTAGCTTGAGACATTTGATACTTCCATTTTATTAATGAAAGCAATTAATCTAGCCGGTTTTATGTTATCCTACAAGGAAAAGTCTACTTAGCATAAAGAATGGAATTTACTTAGCCTCCACACTGCTAGAAGTCTCCTAATAACCTTTCCTCTACTCAATCAGACAAACCTAGGTTTAGCCAGGTAGACCTCTCTGTTTCAAGCATTGCATTTCCAAGCCTTCTATAGAAGGTAAGAGATAAACCTTACTAGATTTTTTAAATTTTAGAGAGCAAAAATTAAAAGAGCTTTGGCATTATTCTCCAAAACTCTTCTGAATTTCATGGCCACTTGATGATCTACAAATGAGGCTCGACGACTATAAAACTGCGCGACAGATTTGACGATTCCTGGCTTTTAGATAGGTTGGTCTTTTCCAACTCTTGTTTCTGATCGATTATCTGATCAATAAGTTGGTAATGGGCGTACTGTTTTTCTAGCTCTTCTTTCAGCCTTTTAACCTCGCTTTTCAAATTTTGAATCTCTAGTTCTCGGCTATCCTTTACATTAATTACGCCTTTAACAGACCCACCTTCTAAATTGCTTTCCGTTTTCATCTGGACTCTATACTTATCAAAACAGTGAGGAAGAATAGATAGAGTAGAGAGCAAGCGCTCATTCAAATTAAGATAGTCTTTTAAGAGGCGATCACAATCTGCTGATTCCTCTTCTTTTTCTTGCCGCCTAGCGAGGGAACGCATATGGTTAAGGAGAGAAAGCACTTGTTGTACTTGCGCCTCATTTTCACCTCTATCTTTTAAAAAGAGAACAATAGTTTGTAAATCTTTTTCAACATTTTTTCGGCCCTCTTCTAAAATCTTTAGATAACTCTTAATCATTTTGTTTCTATCTTCTATTTCTGCTTCTTTTAGCCGCAGTTGCGCATGTAGAACATTTATTTCACTCGTATGCTTTTCTACACTGCTCTCCGCCTTAAGAAGATTTTCATTAGCATTTTTAAGGTATTCATCAATTTTATTAGGGTTATGAATCCTTTCCGGAAGCTGAGAATTAAGAGAATGAGAGTTGTTAGGGTGGCTAAGACGCTCAATATAAAAAGAGCCTACCGCGCTGCTCAAACATACTAATCCACAAGCCAATGCAGCTACCAGCATAGGCAAGGTTGAAAAACCAATGGCAGCTACGCCACAAGCTACTGTAGCCACTCCCCCGATAACAGCTCCACTCTTAAGTAGATAGTAAGGCAAAGGGAGCATTTTGCGCCCATTTAAATTGCCTTTTTGGTTTTCTGCAAACCGCGGGTTTTCTAACATATTTACTATTTTAGAGTTTAATACACTCGTCATAGATGCCTCCTATATTACAAGC contains:
- a CDS encoding DUF4116 domain-containing protein; the protein is MRTNFLSNTCRFIVNKSDYLPFVSTVTNLVYIFQKAVILPIKQKESMPKSSYYSHLSLKSFSRCIILLLPVLGNIIVGIYDFAHRKNYNKNAGIEPIKHDDGTSAPANLPLDNDIKIDPTTEEQNGSDLEYTNEAPMNSNNMFEEVYYRVFYAKVRKDGLILKYAAPKLCNNKELVLAAVQQNGLAFKYASQELQNDREVVLTAVQQNGLALKYASQELQNDREVVLTAVQQDASAVQYASQELQNDPIIIALATSE
- the smc gene encoding chromosome segregation protein SMC — translated: MQLKKIKLFGFKSFAESTTLEFNEGITAIVGPNGCGKSNIADAFRWVLGEQSAKSMRGHKMNDVIFAGTSTRKALNFAEVAIVLDNTDKTLPIEYTEVAVMRRLHRSGESEYFINGHQVRLKDIHSLLLDSGMGKDAYSIFEQGKIDQVINYTPLERRYIFEEASGILRFLQRKREALRKLEQSDQNLMRVKDIHLEVEKQIIVLEQQAEKARLFKEHKQQLEILEKGIFVIKYENLQHRCQEIFKKEEKQRLLHAEMLMTIEEMKKELQAAKAIQEESELDLRKQQEKLYQTQSEKEIKRREKLSYQERLKETVAKEKRWQHELENMLEKRQMRLAEKVNIQKQQQEREECLQQMLTASQEQRDKVKSMENELSAVREQYQQAQHKLIKFVQAESEIESNLKQNNVRLENHQERREYLLNRQERLNELIKELQFQVIEKKKIVEEVVEIVDSQREILNEQEQQIQLLSAEINGLQSNYINFQSELAEDKARQNVLLRLREDKEGFTASSKRLLQESSNVKSPLYNKIYGLYEYLTPQEGAEKALAQIMKPYAQTLVVHTPQHLKEVMEYAAANKLKDFSLICLDRLTASPLELSPPSSKAKELAHLVASPVGLKQLLKDCFIVETFEQAEELSENFPGASIWIIDGSYIDRHRVFFSLSQGENNVFLREAELKVLHKSVEEKELQIDNLQARLKKLKERQTQLQLERNELDKGIRREEMKLVEVNFALQRTQADLEKALNEVKQLEAENKALELVSEQILSLLSELQLKYHDAKATLEIEQKLATSLQDEVEKRLHLLKSARHEMQEKEAILQEIAEENRKLVHALNVLEVKDVESQQHEEHLLEEIENGQQVKIQLKQSVQEFDSMLEKTEGNLKELVNLLAEKEQIAAEKKLTLAGMDEQLSRHYHELKQLENELHQTAIQLAHIESSRQSLENELQQRYQITIHEVKALNLPLEKSMEQGEKKIRALRQTIESAGDINMTSIHEFDQHKARYEFLNQQIDDLNGSKQELIQIIAHLEGESRKIFKETFELICHNFKKNFKILFNGGEADLQFTETDDILEAGIEIIAQPPGKQMRSINLLSGGEKCLTALALLFAIFEVKPAPFCILDEIDAPLDDTNVERFVNVVKHFLEKCQFIIITHNKITMSIADVLFGVSMQERGISKLLSLEFSNHSVSASTL
- the mgtA gene encoding magnesium-translocating P-type ATPase, coding for MRKFFSSKVSFPLASKFFLRSPILPEESRQTFSLLTPFLNISSTEALLKLNTTLKGLTTPDAEARLEKYGLNEIKGDKQANSYFLLLKNFINPFIALLVLLAGISLFLNNIDAAIIISVMVAISVMIRFFQEWQSKKTAERLKAMVSTQATVLRRQGSNDEPQQQEIDIKLLVPGDIIHLSAGDMVPADVRLLSAKELYVSQSALSGESLPAEKEAISHPARNPVNLWEMPHVCFMGTHVFNGTALAVVLTTGDHTYLGGMAKSITHYRPLTAFDREISKVSWLLIQLMCIAVPIVFLLNGFIKGDWLESLLFALSVAVGLTPEMLPMIVTVNLAKGAVSMSHQQVIVKQLNAIQNFGAMNILCTDKTGTLTQDKVILERHLDIEGNDNQEVLLFGYLNSFYQTGLRNLLDKAILEHSEIERTLDLQNNYRKIDEIPFDFVRKRMSVILENNAQKHLLICKGAFEEILSLCSGVKIKGSTLSLSLSLKNEINSLAKELYQEGMLILAVAYKCVEPTESKEYKESDEKEMVLLGLLTFLDPPKSTAAEAITQLRRQNVQVKILTGDNEWVTHRICQWVNLKVENSLTGHELEKMNDKELSNAVDHTTLFTKLTPLQKSRVIASLKSNGHTVGYLGDGINDAPALCEADVGISVDTAVDIAKESADIIMLEKSLLFLNAGVVEGRKTFGNILKYLKMALSANFGNVFSILGASALFPFLPMLPIQLLIQNLLYEISQATIPWDHVDQEFLAYPHRWEPRGIAKFMMVVGPISSIFDYITFAVMWFIFAANTPEKQSIFQTGWFIEGLLSQTLIVHMIRTPKIPFIQSMASWPLTLTTWVTIAIGIYLPYSFIGASIGLAPLPWSYFPWLLIILLGYCLLTQLVKVWFIKKFGRWL
- a CDS encoding transposase — protein: MGYGYKGKGMTTHLLVDGNGSPLSFEVTSAKGDERKQVEKLIDPHQGKLQRLYEFHPIIPILRADKGYDSEELRDNTF